CCGGCGTTCAGGTACTCCTCCAACAGCGAGGGGAAGTCTCGGCCCCGGAGGTAGCGCAGGCCGAAGTCCTCCGACCAGTTGATGATGCCCATGTCCTCGGTCACGACCCCGGCGTCGAGTTCGCGCGCGAGGATGAGGAGGTCGAAGTCCTCGTGGGAGTCAAGCACGCCCTGTCGGAGCGCCGACCGGTACTTGCCCCGGAGGTCGGAGACGAGTTGGTCCACGTCGGTCATGTACTCTTGGCCCTCCAGCGGGTCGCCGTCGAGTGCTTGGGCCTCGCGGACGGCCTCCTCGGAGACCCGCAGGCCGCGGTCCACTCGGTCGCTCATCTCGTCGATGAACTCGAAGACGATTTCGGCCGGGATGGACACCTCGAAGCGCGAGGGGTGTTTCTTGATGACCCACGTGTTGAGTTTCGAGAACACCTCGTCGGAGACGCCCCGGTCTTCGAGCATCGAGGACAACTCGTCGTAAATCGAAGGCGGGACGTAACACGAGATGCCGAGTTCGAGTTTGGCCTCGGCGATGAGGTCCAGCAGTCGGAGAACCGTCTCCTGTAGGTCCTCGTCGTCGCGGCGAATCTCGTCGGTGAAGAACACCGAGGTATCGAGGACGAACCGCTGTTTGAGCGGATGCTCGGCCATTGGTCGTCAGTTTCGTCGCCACGGTCAAGTACGCATCGCCCGCTGGAAGTAGTGTGCAGATTAGCAGATGAAACTGAGATTGCAGTCTCGAAAGCCCTCTCGCGGTTCGCGGTCACGTGAGGGTGCGCGGCGCTCTGCGCTGTGACTGGCGAGCGGTGGAACCGCGAG
This genomic window from Halorussus lipolyticus contains:
- a CDS encoding RNA ligase partner protein, which gives rise to MAEHPLKQRFVLDTSVFFTDEIRRDDEDLQETVLRLLDLIAEAKLELGISCYVPPSIYDELSSMLEDRGVSDEVFSKLNTWVIKKHPSRFEVSIPAEIVFEFIDEMSDRVDRGLRVSEEAVREAQALDGDPLEGQEYMTDVDQLVSDLRGKYRSALRQGVLDSHEDFDLLILARELDAGVVTEDMGIINWSEDFGLRYLRGRDFPSLLEEYLNAGEQFE